In a genomic window of Gadus chalcogrammus isolate NIFS_2021 chromosome 17, NIFS_Gcha_1.0, whole genome shotgun sequence:
- the LOC130406823 gene encoding uncharacterized protein LOC130406823, translating into MQDTYGCIKWNVEFLPREETPESQQQKMEKLKVMFQHSDANPEEVKCLMKSTFYTQRQHVNLGKSIKSLREEWPFCFDELGMSVHFKELTGINLKETFTQNLDLKGKRLLDYMATVCVSKSKFLQTYARLQRMRGQQSGCSDDVKEMLLLLLSYFDEKEESMFFHVEDTCLAEEVQLEQVPLTPTVIVCGQSCYSSTRYMLSLDRNLVNTNISSFISALCLMFGSYYIFNIHYPSELASTLEFLQRCFFSINPEKGTKVESKNNKRRLNLNPRVLTLIQDLSDHEWRQA; encoded by the exons ATGCAGGACACGTATGGATGCATTAAATGGAATGTAGAATTTCTGCCCCGTGAAGAAACTCCAGAGAGCCAGCAGCAAAAGATGGAAAAACTCAAGGTGATGTTCCAACACTCTGATGCCAATCCAGAGGAGGTAAAATGTTTAATGAAGTCCACTttttacacacagagacaacatgTCAACCTGGGAAAAAGTATCAAAAGCCTCAGAGAGGAGTGGCCATTTTGCTTTGATGAACTCGGCATGTCAGTTCACTTCAAGGAACTGACTGGGATTAACCTCAAAGAGACATTCACACAAAATTTGGATTTGAAGGGAAAAAGGCTTCTCGACTACATGGCCACAGTTTGTGTCAGCAAGAGCAAGTTTCTTCAGACTTATGCAAGGCTTCAGAGAATGCGGGGACAGCAGAGTGGCTGTTCAGATGACGTGAAAGAGATGCTCCTGCTTCTGCTCAGCTACTTTGATGAGAAGGAGGAGTCCATGTTCTTCCATGTAGAAGATACATGTCTGGCAGAAGAAGTCCAACTGGAACAAGTGCCTCTGACACCCACTGTCATTGTCTGTG GACAGTCCTGCTATTCCTCAACAAGGTACATGCTGAGTCTGGATCGGAACCTCGTCAACACAAACATCTCCTCCTTCATTTCTGCATTGTGCCTCATGTTCGGGAGCTACTACATTTTCAACATCCATTATCCATCTGAGCTGGCTTCAACTCTGGAGTTCCTTCAAAG gtgtTTCTTCTCGATAAACCCAGAAAAAGGAACCAAAGTAGAGAGTAAGAACAACAAGCGTCGTCTCAACCTGAACCCTCGAGTCCTCACCCTGATACAGGATCTCTCCGATCACGAGTGGCGTCAAGCCTAA
- the LOC130370512 gene encoding GTPase IMAP family member 8-like: MLNMESGAKGPCADMVQNVPEEALGLILIGKVGSGKSASGNTILGRSEFLSKLRGSSVTTVCQLGTKNHVYSVKEKAGKMKKVVVVDVPGFGDTHLTNEQIITELRQFMAALTAPYAFLLVVQVGRFPEGENLAVNMMADVFGEAALRNHTVVLFTRGDDLEESMEQYLACAPARLEALIRRCGGRYHVFNNRKIDVNQVDELLSKVEKVVEDQGRQFVFRSGGDITIECGPNSAGYPRAKGPCADMVQNVPEEALGLILIGKVGSGKSASGNTILGRSEFLSKLRGSSVTTVCQLGTKNHVYSVKEKAGKMKKVVVVDVPGFGDTHLTNEQIITELSQFMALTAPGPYAFLLVVQVGRFPEGENLAVNMMADVFGEAALRNHTVVLFTRGDDLEESMEQYLACAPARLKALIRRCGGRYHVFNNRKIDVNQVDELLSKVEKVVEDQGRQFVFRSAEEEETALL, translated from the exons ATGCTCAATATGGAGTCAG GAGCAAAGGGACCGTGTGCAGACATGGTACAGAATGTCCCAGAAGAAGCGCTGGGACTGATCCTGATTGGAAAGGTGGGATCTGGGAAGAGCGCCTCAGGGAACACCATCCTGGGCCGGAGTGAATTCCTGTCTAAGTTACGCGGAAGCTCTGTTACCACGGTCTGCCAGCTGGGGACCAAGAACCATGTCTACTCTGTGAAGGAGAAGGCGGGGAAAAtgaagaaggtggtggtggtggacgtgcCAGGTTTTGGAGACACACACCTGACCAATGAGCAGATCATCACGGAGCTCAGACAATTCATGGCGGCCCTGACGGCCCCATACGCCTTCCTCCTGGTGGTCCAGGTGGGACGCTTCCCAGAGGGGGAGAACCTGGCCGTCAATATGATGGCTGATGTATTTGGTGAAGCGGCGCTCCGCAACCACACGGTGGTGCTGTTCACCAGGGGAGATGACCTGGAGGAGTCGATGGAGCAGTACCTGGCCTGCGCACCTGCTAGGCTCGAGGCTTTGATTCGCAGGTGTGGAGGCAGGTACCACGTATTCAACAACCGTAAAATAGATGTGAATCAAGTTGATGAGCTACTGAGTAAGGTGGAGAAGGTTGTGGAGGACCAAGGGCGTcaatttgtttttagaagtggtggggacataACCATTGAGTGTGGTCCGAATAGTGCTGGGTACCCAA GAGCAAAGGGACCGTGTGCAGACATGGTACAGAATGTCCCAGAAGAAGCGCTGGGACTGATCCTGATTGGAAAGGTGGGATCTGGGAAGAGCGCCTCAGGGAACACCATCCTGGGCCGGAGTGAATTCCTGTCTAAGTTACGCGGAAGCTCTGTTACCACGGTCTGCCAGCTGGGGACCAAGAACCATGTCTACTCTGTGAAGGAGAAGGCGGGGAAAAtgaagaaggtggtggtggtggacgtgcCAGGTTTTGGAGACACACACCTGACCAATGAGCAGATCATCACGGAGCTCAGCCAATTCATGGCCCTGACGGCCCCCGGCCCATACGCCTTCCTCCTGGTGGTCCAGGTGGGACGCTTCCCAGAGGGGGAGAACCTGGCCGTCAATATGATGGCTGATGTATTTGGTGAAGCGGCGCTCCGCAACCACACGGTGGTGCTGTTCACCAGGGGAGATGACCTGGAGGAGTCGATGGAGCAGTACCTGGCCTGCGCACCTGCTAGGCTCAAGGCTTTGATTCGCAGGTGTGGAGGCAGGTACCACGTATTCAACAACCGTAAAATAGATGTGAATCAAGTTGATGAGCTACTGAGTAAGGTGGAGAAGGTTGTGGAGGACCAAGGGCGTcaatttgtttttagaagtg